A genomic stretch from uncultured Cohaesibacter sp. includes:
- a CDS encoding response regulator — translation MTKSILVVDDEPTMVFALAQLMKAEGYRVTTASNGQDALDCALADHPNLILLDSSLPDRDGYDVCQTIREQANSADITIIMMNTSSRPIALEKGRACGANGALTKPFSLATAAKTIKDHLE, via the coding sequence ATGACGAAATCGATATTGGTGGTGGATGACGAACCTACCATGGTCTTTGCGCTTGCGCAGCTCATGAAGGCTGAAGGCTATAGGGTAACAACCGCCAGCAACGGTCAGGATGCTCTGGACTGCGCCCTTGCAGACCATCCGAACCTCATATTGCTCGACAGCTCCCTGCCTGATCGAGATGGCTATGACGTCTGCCAGACCATCCGCGAACAAGCAAACAGCGCGGATATCACAATCATCATGATGAACACATCCAGCCGCCCAATCGCACTTGAAAAGGGGCGTGCGTGCGGAGCGAACGGCGCCCTCACCAAGCCTTTTTCCCTCGCCACGGCAGCGAAAACCATCAAAGATCATCTCGAATAG